A single genomic interval of Penaeus vannamei isolate JL-2024 chromosome 33, ASM4276789v1, whole genome shotgun sequence harbors:
- the LOC113829378 gene encoding uncharacterized protein translates to MSNQAEKSDRRSFRETYRSTSQDASKESYTSASPSTSKDAYKGGSPSASRDAYKSGSPKSSKEPYISSPSTSKDLFSSSSPGTSKDSYSSSSPSSPRDPFKKVSQDNSSMSMKVNVMYRGIVYRVRGIKVLCSVVTAVILLLVAIVGLGVWMLVSAYGEEKAGLGGSNSTSFQLSQDLKEGGEGNYPTPSTIDFNAPSVTLEELSIAAVVPSSHADENHQVGEAIGHFQGVTPGKELTASSRSPGPDPAFGLFSGIFDMKPQSEEAADLAPTPEGIPSEEQFLPEDSEIEYSETSPVAILPPTGQYDHDGSQIGYVRDSNLRVESFEVESSPVYPDEYPPSVLPENIPRDIDPTLFDLGLPYHYPPSIPPIPAPPRRRNNPRFRGGTRRIPQGIRRNQPPARAGNIRPPYERPEVNERPAFGQRLPYAEQPYDGYENPAYDTWQPSFPPYEYDQGEQHNAQQPPPQNSEYLPSEERSTVREAQTETYEKSDKATTPSGINFSLLQQFGADRGVTIPEGFTVPPGFKMPENLGDLTDKESGDNRRITIAPGGYFEDMMHYYNKHEKTTTTPPTQQTSTDDFSRRKGVSESEDHPDYVGPPVVGYGDHPYRHTTSPSDSSEGVFEYFWDVYDSKDRPPARHDDRGPAPEDDMEHRHPMHPSRRPGPRPRPRPNVRGGMLNGQGYPLPMRPDAQVPPVLNPDRRLWVGPDRRPRPQMAVRPPPTSTIRPLSTPEDQSFLGPLQDVYEYSQRLASSLLNFPASLYTQIDDSKAEYMRNEVELLEDYNKVFKNSDITSTDVLPDMYNDKPDRNERVMIIDTEKIRSLNPFELSLISWTFLDFWEFLIEKVGTLSQEDLQLLEMRLERVRQDKDRRMTKNLVAATMQQVSGGAKMSSQNAEQMRSLTERLLNSSSSAEGEGNDKSSPVGVAEARMWDPLGLFNSEQRVKFMEFAMKVVFRFGRVYLKKRYALDCMMLLFCKDLNADTKKEGMDGVAAKVKSVGLKVLTEKDTRNIDTINEVWRAVTAWETLQCDIMFPKCDGPKALEIVNEVAVGAGK, encoded by the coding sequence ATGAGTAACCAAGCTGAAAAAAGCGACAGACGCTCCTTCAGGGAAACGTACAGGAGCACGTCGCAGGATGCCTCAAAGGAATCGTACACAAGTGCTTCCCCGAGCACTTCCAAGGACGCTTACAAGGGTGGCTCCCCGAGTGCCTCAAGGGACGCCTACAAAAGTGGCTCTCCAAAAAGCTCCAAAGAGCCCTATATTTCCTCGCCCAGCACTTCCAAAGATCTATTCAGCAGTTCGTCTCCGGGAACATCCAAAGATTCTTACAGCAGCAGCTCCCCGAGCAGCCCCAGGGACCCCTTCAAGAAGGTTTCGCAGGATAACTCCAGCATGAGTATGAAGGTCAATGTCATGTACCGAGGAATCGTGTACCGGGTGCGGGGCATCAAGGTCCTTTGTTCCGTCGTCACCgctgtcatcctcctcctcgtcgccatCGTGGGCCTCGGGGTGTGGATGCTGGTCAGCGCTTACGGCGAGGAGAAGGCCGGACTCGGTGGCTCGAACTCTACGTCGTTCCAGTTGTCGCAAGACCtaaaagagggaggtgaggggaattaTCCTACCCCTTCTACTATAGATTTCAACGCTCCAAGCGTAACGCTGGAAGAGTTATCGATAGCAGCAGTTGTCCCCAGCAGTCATGCGGACGAAAACCATCAGGTCGGCGAGGCCATCGGCCACTTCCAGGGAGTGACTCCCGGGAAGGAGCTGACGGCTTCGTCTCGGTCGCCGGGTCCAGATCCAGCTTTCGGTCTCTTCAGCGGAATATTCGACATGAAACCCCAGAGTGAAGAGGCAGCTGATCTGGCCCCGACGCCTGAAGGCATTCCATCCGAGGAGCAGTTTCTGCCGGAAGACAGTGAGATCGAATACTCAGAAACGAGCCCCGTGGCCATTCTCCCTCCCACCGGGCAGTACGATCATGATGGAAGTCAAATCGGTTATGTGCGTGATAGCAACTTGAGAGTAGAGAGCTTTGAAGTCGAAAGCTCTCCAGTCTACCCGGATGAAtatcctccttccgtcctccctgaGAACATCCCTCGAGATATAGATCCTACCCTTTTCGACCTCGGcctcccctaccactaccccccatccatcccacccATACCCGCCCCTCCCCGACGGCGGAACAACCCACGCTTCCGCGGTGGGACTCGACGGATCCCTCAGGGAATCCGGCGAAATCAGCCGCCAGCCAGAGCAGGTAACATACGGCCACCGTACGAGCGCCCTGAAGTGAACGAGAGGCCAGCCTTTGGCCAACGATTGCCGTATGCCGAGCAGCCGTATGACGGGTATGAAAACCCAGCATACGATACCTGGCAGCCAAGTTTCCCGCCGTATGAGTACGATCAGGGGGAGCAGCACAACGCACAGCAGCCTCCTCCTCAAAATTCGGAGTACCTTCCTTCAGAGGAAAGGTCCACAGTCCGTGAAGCTCAAACCGAGACCTATGAGAAAAGTGATAAAGCCACGACTCCGAGTGGAATTAACTTTTCTTTGTTGCAGCAGTTCGGTGCCGACAGAGGCGTGACCATTCCTGAAGGGTTTACGGTCCCCCCTGGATTTAAGATGCCTGAGAACCTTGGAGATCTGACGGATAAAGAAAGTGGTGACAATCGGCGTATCACTATCGCTCCAGGCGGATACTTTGAGGATATGATGCACTACTATAATAAGCACGAGAAAACGACAACAACTCCCCCCACCCAGCAGACTTCAACAGACGACTTCAGCCGAAGGAAAGGGGTTTCTGAAAGCGAAGACCATCCTGACTACGTCGGTCCTCCAGTAGTTGGTTATGGAGACCATCCTTATAGACACACCACTTCTCCAAGTGACAGCAGCGAGGGAGTGTTCGAGTATTTCTGGGATGTTTATGATTCAAAAGATCGCCCTCCTGCCCGGCACGACGACCGAGGGCCTGCGCCAGAGGACGATATGGAACACAGGCATCCAATGCATCCGTCGAGAAGACCTGGACCTCGACCCCGACCTCGACCTAATGTGAGAGGCGGTATGCTTAATGGTCAAGGCTACCCACTTCCTATGCGGCCGGACGCTCAGGTGCCACCCGTATTGAATCCCGATAGGAGGCTCTGGGTGGGTCCTGACAGACGACCTCGGCCACAAATGGCTGTCCGTCCACCGCCTACATCTACCATTCGCCCCTTGTCAACACCAGAAGATCAGTCATTTTTAGGACCTCTCCAGGATGTCTACGAATATTCTCAGAGATTAGCTTCCTCGCTACTGAACTTCCCCGCTAGCTTATATACTCAGATCGATGACTCTAAAGCGGAATACATGCGAAATGAGGTTGAACTTCTGGAGGATTATAATAAGGTATTCAAGAATTCCGACATAACCAGTACCGACGTGCTGCCTGACATGTACAACGACAAACCGGATAGGAATGAACGAGTTATGATTATCGACACTGAAAAGATCCGATCCCTGAATCCTTTCGAGCTGTCTCTCATCTCGTGGACCTTCTTAGACTTCTGGGAGTTCCTCATCGAGAAAGTCGGGACGCTCTCTCAGGAGGACCTCCAGTTGCTGGAAATGCGACTGGAGCGCGTAAGACAAGACAAGGACCGGAGGATGACCAAGAATCTCGTGGCGGCGACCATGCAGCAGGTTTCAGGGGGTGCCAAGATGAGCAGTCAAAACGCCGAGCAAATGAGAAGCTTGACCGAACGCTTGCTCAATTCCTCGTCAAGCGCAGAGGGCGAGGGAAATGACAAAAGCTCACCGGTTGGGGTTGCAGAAGCGAGAATGTGGGATCCTCTTGGTTTATTCAATTCCGAACAGCGAGTCAAGTTTATGGAGTTTGCAATGAAGGTTGTATTCAGATTCGGCCGCGTGTACCTGAAGAAGAGATACGCGTTGGACTGCATGATGCTTCTCTTTTGTAAGGATCTCAATGCAGACAccaagaaggaggggatggacggTGTGGCGGCGAAAGTAAAGAG